A window of the Lates calcarifer isolate ASB-BC8 linkage group LG18, TLL_Latcal_v3, whole genome shotgun sequence genome harbors these coding sequences:
- the il17rel gene encoding uncharacterized protein il17rel isoform X1, with protein sequence MEKQRRRRRRRRRSSDGYGFIHSEDLKKTNKHKKSLPHLTMEPSASQRKTQHQITGPGQSRVEDFQCWPVKMILWAALVMSHCCWGLNGAAAENTGLERIEKCGTRCSQGLHCKTKPDNLFPPPCQDSTEGFTTSSVFHNISLSTVMHCVGKQKCSLHLRIKTTLQLTESIHGLSVCTVTAGMMMNCRIVSFSRSSRERMSGLQVEVENDCTDVSPNQQIQVMVKTVPSYCGVIWAGTYDAPQCISEDLRRNVPECITGRLSYDVNLERKELNVSVSDMLEGHNYHLRLCYKDFICFGAGASALIKKEEPVKSVTLQYSRPLPCLCIEGWSAVMDAPRVQVCPFKDRVEELWSGVAFDPLEGTLSWESLCPVTAVVTLCQKSKAGVCMDLPHASQNITRGKITFTGVDPHPHLCIKFTVGPDSWTRCPFADGRFQAWRVVPQSHEGVKMLSQITAVFSVGVCVKSSGLAECQITRSDTVHVEKNKAVDINLAEELCNSCIQVKRLDVKFATTVLHCFDQCNQSSPLRPVISSQTSLDLTWVVVPAGVCLSAIIIIILVLHVLLTVYQRRKQKRNGDEKQIDPALDCVVPALQTHPHRGILVPDSPQCGKHRESQPDL encoded by the exons gatttaaaaaaaacaaacaaacacaagaagagCCTTCCTCACCTCACCATGGAACCATCTGCCAGTCAGAGGAAGACGCAGCACCAGATTACAGGACCTGGACAGAGCAGAGTAGAGGATTTCCAGTGCTGGCCGGTGAAGATGATCCTGTGGGCTGCCTTGGTGATGTCTCACTGTTGTTGGGGTCTGaatggagctgcagcagaaaacacaggacTGGAGAGGATAGAAAAATGTGGCACCAGGTGTTCTCAG GGCCTTCACTGCAAGACCAAACCTGACA AtttgtttcctcctccatgtcAGGACTCCACTGAAGGTTTCACCACATCCTCCGTTTTCCACAACATCAGCCTCTCCACGGTCATGCACTGTGTGGGGAAGCAGAAGTGCTCGCTACACCTCCGAATAAAAACTACATTACAACTCACTG AGTCCATCCATGGTTTGTCTGTTTGCACCGTTACTGCAGGGATGATGATGAACTGCCGAATCGTCAGCTTCTCGAGATCTTCGAGAGAAAGGATGTCTGGGCTGCAG GTGGAAGTTGAGAATGATTGTACTGACGTTTCTCCGAACCAGCAAATACAAGTTATGGTGAAGACTGTGCCGAGCTACTGTGGCGTAATCTGGGCTGGCACCTACGACGCTCCAC AATGCATCAGTGAAGATCTTAGAAGAaatgtccctgaatgcatca CTGGTAGGCTATCATACGACGTaaacctggagagaaaagagcTGAACGTCAGTGTATCAGACATGCTCGAAGGTCACAACTACCATCTCCGTCTGTGCTACAAGGATTTCATCTGCTTTGGCGCAGGGGCGAGTGCACTG ATAAAGAAGGAGGAACCTGTAAAGAGTGTCACCCTCCAATACTCCCGACCTTTGCCCTGCCTCTGCATTGAG GGGTGGTCAGCTGTGATGGATGCTCCCAGAGTCCAGGTCTGCCCATTCAAAGACC GTGTCGAGGAGCTTTGGTCTGGAGTAGCTTTTGACCCACTGGAGGGGACGCTATCATGGGAATCACTCTGTCCGGTTACTGCCGTTGTCACGTTGTGCCAGAAAAGCAAGGCCGGCGTCTGCATGGATCTGCCCCACGCCTCCCAGAACATCACCAGAGGAAAG ATAACATTTACTGGAGTGGATCCACACCCTCATCTGTGCATAAAG TTTACTGTAGGCCCTGACTCCTGGACCAGGTGCCCCTTTGCTGATGGGAGATTCCAAG CATGGAGGGTGGTTCCACAGAGTCACGAAGGAGTGAAGATGTTGTCACAgatcactgcagtgttttccGTGGGGGTGTGTGTGAAGTCCTCTGGGCTCGCTGAGTGCCAGATCACCAGATCAGACACTGTGCATGTG gagAAGAATAAAGCTGTTGACATAAACCTGGCAGAGGAACTGTGCAACTCTTGCATCCAG GTCAAGAGGCTCGATGTGAAGTTTGCCACCACAGTCCTTCACTGTTTTGATCAGTGCA ATCAGTCGTCACCTCTCAGACCCGTCATCTCCAGCCAGACCTCTTTGGATTTGACCTGGGTCGTTGTACCGGCTGGTGTTTGCCTCTCTGCCATAATAATTATCATTCTGGTGCTTCATGTGCTGTTAACTG TGtatcagaggaggaaacagaaaagaaatggagATGAAAAGCAAATAG ATCCTGCTCTCGACTGCGTGGTCCCTGCATTACAAACTCATCCCCATAGAGGGATCCTCGTACCCGACTCGCCGCAGTgtgggaaacacagagaaagccAACCTGATCTCTGA
- the il17rel gene encoding interleukin-17 receptor E isoform X2, whose translation MEPSASQRKTQHQITGPGQSRVEDFQCWPVKMILWAALVMSHCCWGLNGAAAENTGLERIEKCGTRCSQGLHCKTKPDNLFPPPCQDSTEGFTTSSVFHNISLSTVMHCVGKQKCSLHLRIKTTLQLTESIHGLSVCTVTAGMMMNCRIVSFSRSSRERMSGLQVEVENDCTDVSPNQQIQVMVKTVPSYCGVIWAGTYDAPQCISEDLRRNVPECITGRLSYDVNLERKELNVSVSDMLEGHNYHLRLCYKDFICFGAGASALIKKEEPVKSVTLQYSRPLPCLCIEGWSAVMDAPRVQVCPFKDRVEELWSGVAFDPLEGTLSWESLCPVTAVVTLCQKSKAGVCMDLPHASQNITRGKITFTGVDPHPHLCIKFTVGPDSWTRCPFADGRFQAWRVVPQSHEGVKMLSQITAVFSVGVCVKSSGLAECQITRSDTVHVEKNKAVDINLAEELCNSCIQVKRLDVKFATTVLHCFDQCNQSSPLRPVISSQTSLDLTWVVVPAGVCLSAIIIIILVLHVLLTVYQRRKQKRNGDEKQIDPALDCVVPALQTHPHRGILVPDSPQCGKHRESQPDL comes from the exons ATGGAACCATCTGCCAGTCAGAGGAAGACGCAGCACCAGATTACAGGACCTGGACAGAGCAGAGTAGAGGATTTCCAGTGCTGGCCGGTGAAGATGATCCTGTGGGCTGCCTTGGTGATGTCTCACTGTTGTTGGGGTCTGaatggagctgcagcagaaaacacaggacTGGAGAGGATAGAAAAATGTGGCACCAGGTGTTCTCAG GGCCTTCACTGCAAGACCAAACCTGACA AtttgtttcctcctccatgtcAGGACTCCACTGAAGGTTTCACCACATCCTCCGTTTTCCACAACATCAGCCTCTCCACGGTCATGCACTGTGTGGGGAAGCAGAAGTGCTCGCTACACCTCCGAATAAAAACTACATTACAACTCACTG AGTCCATCCATGGTTTGTCTGTTTGCACCGTTACTGCAGGGATGATGATGAACTGCCGAATCGTCAGCTTCTCGAGATCTTCGAGAGAAAGGATGTCTGGGCTGCAG GTGGAAGTTGAGAATGATTGTACTGACGTTTCTCCGAACCAGCAAATACAAGTTATGGTGAAGACTGTGCCGAGCTACTGTGGCGTAATCTGGGCTGGCACCTACGACGCTCCAC AATGCATCAGTGAAGATCTTAGAAGAaatgtccctgaatgcatca CTGGTAGGCTATCATACGACGTaaacctggagagaaaagagcTGAACGTCAGTGTATCAGACATGCTCGAAGGTCACAACTACCATCTCCGTCTGTGCTACAAGGATTTCATCTGCTTTGGCGCAGGGGCGAGTGCACTG ATAAAGAAGGAGGAACCTGTAAAGAGTGTCACCCTCCAATACTCCCGACCTTTGCCCTGCCTCTGCATTGAG GGGTGGTCAGCTGTGATGGATGCTCCCAGAGTCCAGGTCTGCCCATTCAAAGACC GTGTCGAGGAGCTTTGGTCTGGAGTAGCTTTTGACCCACTGGAGGGGACGCTATCATGGGAATCACTCTGTCCGGTTACTGCCGTTGTCACGTTGTGCCAGAAAAGCAAGGCCGGCGTCTGCATGGATCTGCCCCACGCCTCCCAGAACATCACCAGAGGAAAG ATAACATTTACTGGAGTGGATCCACACCCTCATCTGTGCATAAAG TTTACTGTAGGCCCTGACTCCTGGACCAGGTGCCCCTTTGCTGATGGGAGATTCCAAG CATGGAGGGTGGTTCCACAGAGTCACGAAGGAGTGAAGATGTTGTCACAgatcactgcagtgttttccGTGGGGGTGTGTGTGAAGTCCTCTGGGCTCGCTGAGTGCCAGATCACCAGATCAGACACTGTGCATGTG gagAAGAATAAAGCTGTTGACATAAACCTGGCAGAGGAACTGTGCAACTCTTGCATCCAG GTCAAGAGGCTCGATGTGAAGTTTGCCACCACAGTCCTTCACTGTTTTGATCAGTGCA ATCAGTCGTCACCTCTCAGACCCGTCATCTCCAGCCAGACCTCTTTGGATTTGACCTGGGTCGTTGTACCGGCTGGTGTTTGCCTCTCTGCCATAATAATTATCATTCTGGTGCTTCATGTGCTGTTAACTG TGtatcagaggaggaaacagaaaagaaatggagATGAAAAGCAAATAG ATCCTGCTCTCGACTGCGTGGTCCCTGCATTACAAACTCATCCCCATAGAGGGATCCTCGTACCCGACTCGCCGCAGTgtgggaaacacagagaaagccAACCTGATCTCTGA